The following nucleotide sequence is from Firmicutes bacterium ASF500.
ACCATGAAGAGCGTCCGCTTTCGGGCGCTGCTGTGCGGCAAGCCCAGCGTGGTGGTCCGGGACGGGGCGGTGGACCAGCGGGAGATGGCAAAAAACCGGCTCACGGTGGACGAGCTGCTGGAGGAGCTGCGCATCCAGGGCTACACCGACCTGTCCGTGGTGAAGTACGCCATTCTGGAGACCAACGGCCAGTTGTCCGTCCTGCCCTACGCCAACCAGAAGCCCCCAACGGCCCGGGACATGAAGGTGAGCGTGGAGGAGGGCGGCCTGCCCCGGGTGGTGGTCAGCGACGGCAAGCTGCTGGAGCGTAACCTGAAGGCTCTGGGCCACGACCGCTCCTGGCTGGACCGGCAGCTCACCCAGCGGGGCTGTAAGGATGTGTCCAAGGTGTTCCTTCTCCTGGTGGACGAGGGGGACGCGGTGTATTTCGCGGAGAAGGATGGGTAACAGGAGGACGTGTGTAGGGCGCGACGACCCCGGCGCGCTGCCCTGCGCAGGCCGGTTGACGGCGGCGGGCCGGGTCGTCCCGCCCTACGACAGGAATTGGAGGAATCTGGATGAAGCGACTTTATATCGCGTTGGCTCTGCTGGCGCTCCTTCTGGGGGCCAGCTTAGCCAACGCCTGGTATGCCCAATCCCTCACCGGGGACATGACGGACCGGCTGAGGCAGGCCCAGTCGCTGGCGGAGGGGGAGAACTGGGATCAGGCGGAGGCGGTGACCCGGCAGGTCTATGAGGACTGGCAGGACCACCACTTCTACCTCCACACCTTCATGCGACACAGCGACACCGACCAGGTCCTCCGGGCCTTCCGTCAGGTGCTGGAGTACCTGCGCCTCCAGGAGCCCGACCAGTACAACGCCGCCAACGCCGACCTCGTGGCCCAGCTGGAGCTTCTGGCCGAGATGGAGCAGGCGTCGGTGGTGAACGTCCTGTAAAAACAGCGCCTGAGCCCCGGAAAAGGGGGCTCAGGCGCTGTTTGTCATACCAGCTCGGGGCCCTTGGAGATGGACATCTTGAGGAGCACGGGGTCAGAAGAGCGGAGGCGATGACGGCCAGGACGATGGCGGGGAGGATAGCGGGGTCGATCATCCCCGCGCTGATGCCCCGCTGGGCCACCATCAGGGCCACCTCGCTCCGGGCCACCATGCCGATGCCCACCACCAGGGACTGATGACGGGTCATGCGGCAGGCCAGTCCGCCCAGGCCGCAGCCCACCACCTTGGACAGCACGGCGGCCAGCACCAGAAGCAGGGCGAAGACCAGAATGCTGGAGTTCATGTCCCGCAGGTTAGTCTTCATGCCTACGCCGGCAAAGAACACCGGGGTAAACACCATATAGGGGTGATGGTGAACTTCTTAGCCACAAATTTCCGGCCTTGGTCACGTTGCACAGGATCAGTCCGGCGAAGTATGCGCCGGTGATATCGGCCACGCCGAACCACTCCTCGGAGCAGTAGGCCATGAGCAGGCAGAAGGCCAGCGACCACACCGCCACCCGG
It contains:
- a CDS encoding hypothetical protein (UPF0702 transmembrane protein YetF), which produces MFTGLLRTIILYILIIAGVRLMGKRQVGELEPSELVLSLIIADLASVPMQDYGIPLLTGIVPILTLLSVTMILSVLTMKSVRFRALLCGKPSVVVRDGAVDQREMAKNRLTVDELLEELRIQGYTDLSVVKYAILETNGQLSVLPYANQKPPTARDMKVSVEEGGLPRVVVSDGKLLERNLKALGHDRSWLDRQLTQRGCKDVSKVFLLLVDEGDAVYFAEKDG